Proteins from a genomic interval of Quercus lobata isolate SW786 chromosome 11, ValleyOak3.0 Primary Assembly, whole genome shotgun sequence:
- the LOC115966500 gene encoding uncharacterized protein LOC115966500, which yields MNSDYKSEELLSLDESSSSSEHSNDSSDGETPTAEVDNFIRRSRYPIFRPVAKAENFRLEKDMLFLSPKQFKDAMIDYAVHGGRSYRNLRCIASYIERKLIKSVRRQLDIRLKDIQDAMHKKYVVDISFNQLWEYCDELRRCSWSTVLMNVHTYNDGNLATEHDLATRLPYFERIYIYLEDCKKGFLAGCRPIIGLDACHLKTKTGGQLMCAVGRDPNDEYFPFAYAVVKLECIKLYLMTRFQANRQMIMKEEFELCPKIRKRLYKEKLACSKWLAFWASCTKFEVKNGLESFTVDLEKKRCSCRKWDITGIPCYHAIFYIFFNKEDFEKYVNACYKKTTYIDCYDPIIELINGQNMWRPSGLPPIQPPIRRRPPSRTKKKRALEPDEPRSHRKNRSVGISKQCKAYGKLGHNRRSYKGEVGGNSSLPGSASQVSRTTKRLINCYYASVCACACAYRQANSPAVGSAQPGSNAQPTVHRAQPSSTDDVTTTAPPPPTDN from the exons ATGAATTCTGACTATAAGAGTGAGGAGCTGCTTAGCCTTGATGAGAGTTCATCAAGCAGTGAGCATTCTAATGATTCAAGTGATGGTGAAACCCCTACTGCTGAGGTTGACAATTTTATTAGGAGGAGCAGATATCCAATCTTTAGGCCAGTAGCCAAAGCTGAGAACTTTAGGCTTGAGAAGGATATGTTGTTCCTCTCACCTAAACAATTTAAAGATGCTATGATTGATTATGCAGTCCATGGTGG TAGAAGTTATAGAAACCTAAGGTGCATAGCATCATACATTGAGAGGAAGTTAATAAAGAGCGTTAGGAGACAGCTTGACATAAGGCTCAAGGACATTCAGGATGCTATGCATAAGAAGTATGTGGTTGACATAAGT TTCAACCAGCTGTGGGAGTATTGTGATGAGTTGAGAAGGTGCAGTTGGAGCACAGTATTGATGAATGTGCATACTTATAATGATGGTAATTTGGCAACTGAACATGACCTGGCAACTAGGCTGCCATATTTTGAAAGAATCTACATCTACCTGGAGGATTGCAAGAAGGGCTTCTTGGCAGGGTGCAGGCCAATCATTGGTCTAGATGCATGCCATCTGAAAACCAAGACAGGTGGTCAGCTGATGTGTGCTGTTGGCAGAGATCCTAATGATGAGTACTTCCCCTTTGCATATGCAGTAGTCAAG CTTGAGTGTATTAAGTTATATCTGATGACTAGATTTCAAGCAAACAGGCAAATGATTATGAAGGAGGAATTTGAGTTGTGTCCTAAGATAAGAAAGAGATTGTATAAGGAAAAGTTGGCATGCAGCAAGTGGCTAGCATTTTGGGCTAGTTGTACCAAGTTTGAAGTGAAGAATGGGCTGGAGAGTTTCACTGTGGACTTGGAAAAGAAGAGGTGCAGCTGTAGGAAGTGGGATATAACTGGCATACCATGTTACCATGccattttctatatatttttcaacaagGAAGATTTTGAAAAGTATGTCAATGCTTGCTATAAAAAGACTACCTACATTGATTGCTATGACCCCATTATAGAGCTCATCAATGGCCAGAATATGTGGAGACCTAGTGGACTGCCACCTATACAACCCCCTATCAGGAGAAGACCTCCTAGCAGGACTAAGAAGAAGAGGGCATTGGAGCCTGATGAACCTAGAAGTCATAGAAAAAACAGAAGTGTGGGCATCTCAAAACAATGCAAGGCATATGGGAAATTAGGCCACAACAGGAGGAGCTACAAGGGAGAAGTAGGAGGGAACTCCTCCCTGCCTGGGAGTGCATCCCAAGTCAGCAGGACCACTAAGAGG cttattaattgttattatgCTAGTGTTTGTGCTTGTGCTTGTGCTTACAGGCAGGCAAACAGCCCAGCCGTAGGCAGTGCACAACCAGGCTCCAATGCTCAACCAACTGTACATAGGGCACAACCAAGCTCTACTGATGATGTGACCACAACTGCACCTCCACCACCCACGGATAACTAG